Proteins from a single region of Procambarus clarkii isolate CNS0578487 chromosome 62, FALCON_Pclarkii_2.0, whole genome shotgun sequence:
- the LOC123748104 gene encoding nascent polypeptide-associated complex subunit alpha, muscle-specific form-like, whose product MLASTSRREGKVVGFHNQEGKVVGFHNQEGKAVGFHNQEGKVVGFYKQEGKDVGFYKQEGKVVGFHNQEGKVVGFHNQEGKVVGFHNQEGKVVGFHNQQGIDVGFYKQEGKVVGFHNQEGKVVGFHNQDCKVEGKVVGFHNQQGKVVGFHNQEGKVVAFHNQEGKDVGFYKQEGKVVGFHKQEGKVVGFHNQGGQGGKVVGFYNQGGKVVGFHNQEGKVVGFHNQGGKVVGFHNPSTTRGHPARPHSTPPGLTAPCPASQHPARPHSTLPGLTAPCPASQHPARPHSTLPGLTAPCPASQHPARPRSTPPGLTAQCPASQHPSRPHSNPARPHSTPPGLTAPRPASQHPARPRSTPPGLTAPCPASQHPSRPHSNPARPHSTPPGLTAPRPASQHPARPHSTPPGLTTHRPASQHPARPHSTLPGLTAPCPATQHPARPHSTLPGLTAPCPASQHPARPHSTPPGLTAPCPASQHTARPHSTLPGLTAPCPASQHPARPHSTLPGLIALCPASKHPARPHSTLPGLIALCPASQHSARPHSTLPGLTTHRPASQHPARPHSTLPGVTAPCPASQHPARPHSTPPGLTAPCPASQHPARSHSTLPGLIAPCPASQHPARPHSTLPGLTAPRPASQHPARPHSTPPGLTAPPPASQHPPPPASQHPARPHSTPPCLTAPRPASQHPARPHSTPPRPHSTPPPGLTAPPPGLTAPCPVSQRPARHHSAPPGITAPRLASQHPARPHSTPPGLTAPRPASQHPARPHSTLPGLTAPCPASQHPARPHSPPPGLTAPRPASQHPARPHSTPPGLTAPLPASQHPARPHSTPPGLTAHRPASQYPVRPHSTPPGITAPRPASQHPPPSASQHPPSASQHPPRPHSTPPRPHSTLPGLTALCPASQHTARHHSAPPGLTAPRPASQHPARPHSTPPGLTAPRPASQHTARPHSTPPGLTAHRPASQHTARPHSTPPGLTAHRPASPHPARPHRTPPGLTAPRPASPHPARHHSTPPDLTAHRPASQHTARPHSTPPGLTAHRPASKHTARPHSTPPGLTAHRPASQHTARPHSTPPGLTAHRPASQHTARPHSTPPGLTAHRPASQHPARPHSTPPGLTAHRPASQHTARPHSTPPGLTAHRPASQHTARPHSTPPGLTAHRLASPHPARPHRTPPGLTAPRPASQHTARPHSTPPGLTAHRPASQHTARPHSTPPGLKAHRPASQHTARPHSTPPGLTAHRPASQHTARPHSTPPGLTAHRPASQHTARPHSTPPGLTAHRPASQHTARAISRVRVRIMLVFSVTQGRGSPLQHGEPVAERTARWKPNVNAAKKSLEATLSLM is encoded by the exons cacaaccaGGAGGGTAAAGCTGTTGGCTTCCACAACCAGGAGGGTAAAGTTGTTGGCTTCTACAAGCAGGAGGGTAAAGATGTTGGCTTCTACAAGCAGGAGGGTAAAgttgttggcttccacaaccaggagggtaaagttgttggcttccacaaccaggagggtaaagttgttggcttccacaaccaggagggtaaagttgttggcttccacaaccaGCAGGGTATAGATGTTGGCTTCTACAAGCAGGAGGGTAAAgttgttggcttccacaaccaggagggtaaagttgttggcttccacaaccaggattgtaaagtt gagggtaaagttgttggcttccacaaccagcagggtaaagttgttggcttccacaaccaGGAGGGTAAAGTTGTTGCCTTCCACAACCAGGAGGGTAAAGATGTTGGCTTCTACAAGCAGGAGGGTAAAGTTGTTGGCTTCCACAAGCAGGAGGGTAAAgttgttggcttccacaaccagggggg CCAGGGGGGTAAAGTTGTTGGCTTCTACAACCAGGGGGGTAAAgttgttggcttccacaaccaagagggtaaagttgttggcttccacaaccaggggggtaaagttgttggcttccacaaccCTTCCACAACCAGGGGG CACCCTGCCCGGCCTCACAGCACCCCGCCCGGCCTCACAGCACCCTGCCCGGCCTCACAGCACCCCGCCCGGCCGCACAGCACCCTGCCCGGCCTCACAGCACCCTGCCCGGCCTCGCAGCACCCCGCCCGGCCTCATAGCACCCTGCCCGGCCTCACAGCACCCTGCCCGGCCTCACAGCACCCTGCCCGGCCTCGCAGCACCCCGCCCGGCCTCACAGCACAGTGCCCGGCCTCACAGCACCCCTCCCGGCCTCACAGCAACCCCGCCCGGCCTCACAGCACCCCGCCCGGCCTCACAGCACCCCGCCCGGCCTCACAGCACCCTGCCCGGCCTCGCAGCACCCCGCCCGGCCTCACAGCACCCTGCCCGGCCTCACAGCATCCCTCCCGGCCTCACAGCAACCCCGCCCGGCCTCACAGCACCCCGCCCGGCCTCACAGCACCCCGCCCGGCCTCACAGCACCCTGCCCGGCCTCACAGCACACCGCCCGGCCTCACAACACACCGCCCGGCCTCACAGCACCCTGCCCGGCCTCACAGCACCCTGCCCGGCCTCACAGCACCCTGCCCGGCCACACAGCACCCTGCCCGGCCTCACAGCACCCTGCCCGGCCTCACAGCACCCTGCCCGGCCTCGCAGCACCCCGCCCGGCCTCACAGCACCCCGCCCGGCCTCACAGCACCCTGCCCAGCCTCACAACACACCGCCCGGCCTCACAGCACCCTGCCCGGCCTCACAGCACCCTGCCCGGCCTCACAGCACCCTGCCCGGCCTCACAGCACCCTGCCCGGCCTCATAGCACTCTGCCCGGCCTCAAAGCACCCTGCCCGGCCTCACAGCACCCTGCCCGGCCTCATAGCACTCTGCCCGGCCTCACAGCACTCTGCCCGGCCTCACAGCACCCTGCCCGGCCTCACAACACACCGCCCGGCCTCACAGCACCCCGCCCGGCCTCATAGCACCCTGCCCGGCGTCACAGCACCCTGCCCGGCCTCACAGCACCCTGCCCGGCCTCACAGCACCCCGCCCGGCCTCACAGCACCCTGCCCGGCCTCACAGCACCCTGCCCGGTCTCATAGCACCCTGCCCGGTCTCATAGCACCCTGCCCGGCCTCACAGCACCCTGCCCGGCCTCACAGCACCCTGCCCGGCCTCACAGCACCCCGCCCGGCCTCACAGCACCCCGCCCGGCCTCACAGCACCCCGCCCGGCCTCACAGCACCCCCCCCGGCctcacagcaccccccccccccggcctcacAGCACCCTGCCCGGCCTCACAGCACACCGCCTTGCCTCACAGCACCCCGCCCGGCATCACAGCACCCCGCCCGGCCTCACAGCACCCCCCCTCGGCctcacagcacccccccccccggcctcacAGCACCCCCCCCAGGCCTCACAGCACCCTGCCCGGTCTCACAGCGCCCCGCCCGGCATCACAGCGCCCCGCCCGGCATCACAGCGCCCCGCCTGGCCTCACAGCACCCCGCCCGGCCTCACAGCACCCCGCCCGGCCTCACAGCACCCCGCCCGGCCTCACAGCACCCTGCCCGGCCTCACAGCACCCTGCCCGGCCTCACAGCACCCTGCCCGGCCTCACAGCACCCTGCCCGGCCTCACAGCCCACCGCCCGGCCTCACAGCACCCCGCCCGGCCTCACAGCACCCCGCCCGGCCTCACAGCACCCCGCCCGGCCTCACAGCACCCCTCCCGGCCTCACAGCACCCCGCCCGGCCTCACAGCACCCCGCCCGGCCTCACAGCACACCGCCCGGCCTCACAGTACCCTGTCCGGCCTCACAGCACCCCGCCCGGCATCACAGCACCCCGCCCGGCctcacagcacccccccccctcggccTCACAGCACCCTCCCTCGGCCTCACAGCACCCCCCCCGGCCTCACAGCACCCCCCCCCGGCCTCACAGCACCCTGCCCGGCCTCACTGCACTCTGCCCGGCCTCACAGCACACCGCCCGGCATCACAGCGCCCCGCCCGGCCTCACAGCACCCCGCCCGGCCTCACAGCACCCCGCCCGGCCTCACAGCACCCCGCCCGGCCTCACAGCACCCCGCCCGGCCTCACAGCACACCGCCCGGCCTCACAGCACACCGCCCGGCCTCACAGCACACCGCCCGGCCTCACAGCACACCGCCCGGCCTCACAGCACACCGCCCGGCCTCACAGCACACCGCCCGGCCTCACCGCACCCCGCCCGGCCTCACCGCACCCCGCCCGGCCTCACCGCACCCCGCCCGGCCTCACCGCACCCCGCCCGGCATCACAGCACACCGCCCGACCTCACAGCACACCGCCCGGCCTCACAGCACACCGCCCGGCCTCACAGCACACCGCCCGGCCTCACAGCACACCGCCCGGCCTCAAAGCACACCGCCCGGCCTCACAGCACACCGCCCGGCCTCACAGCACACCGCCCGGCCTCACAGCACACCGCCCGGCCTCACAGCACACCGCCCGGCCTCACAGCACACCGCCCGGCCTCACAGCACACCGCCCGGCCTCACAGCACACCGCCCGGCCTCACAGCACACCGCCCGGCCTCACAGCACCCCGCCCGGCCTCACAGCACCCCGCCCGGCCTCACAGCACACCGCCCGGCCTCACAGCACACCGCCCGGCCTCACAGCACACCGCCCGGCCTCACAGCACACCGCCCGGCCTCACAGCACACCGCCCGGCCTCACAGCACACCGCCCGGCCTCACAGCACACCGCCTGGCCTCACCGCACCCCGCCCGGCCTCACCGCACCCCGCCCGGCCTCACCGCACCCCGCCCGGCATCACAGCACACCGCCCGGCCTCACAGCACACCGCCCGGCCTCACAGCACACCGCCCGGCCTCACAGCACACCGCCCGGCCTCACAGCACACCGCCCGGCCTCAAAGCACACCGCCCGGCCTCACAGCACACCGCCCGGCCTCACAGCACACCGCCCGGCCTCACAGCACACCGCCCGGCCTCACAGCACACCGCCCGGCCTCACAGCACACCGCCCGGCCTCACAGCACACCGCCCGGCCTCACAGCACACCGCCCGGCCTCACAGCACACCGCCCGGCCTCACAGCACACCGCCCGGCCTCACAGCACACCGCCCGGGCCATAA GTCGtgttagagtgaggataatgctggtgttCTCTGTCACGCAGGGCAGAGGGTCTCCCCTTCAGcatggggagccggtggccgagcggacagcacgctgg AAGCCTAATGTGAATGCCGCTAAGAAGTCCTTAGAAGCCACACTTAGCCTGATGTGA